Proteins found in one Serratia plymuthica genomic segment:
- a CDS encoding nuclear transport factor 2 family protein, which yields MPTNLEIVRATYEGGSAEENGRNLLAALAPDAEWTEAAGFPYAGTYVGPQAIFENVHQRLGTEWQGYRADVEHFYDAGENVIAQGFYHGTYGATGKSFTASFAHIYQLREGKIVKFVQIVDSAKVLEAMQG from the coding sequence ATGCCAACGAATCTGGAAATTGTACGCGCTACCTATGAGGGCGGCAGTGCCGAAGAGAACGGTCGCAACCTGCTGGCGGCGTTGGCGCCCGATGCAGAATGGACCGAAGCGGCGGGCTTTCCTTATGCCGGTACCTACGTTGGGCCGCAGGCCATTTTTGAAAATGTTCATCAGCGTTTAGGGACGGAATGGCAGGGCTACCGCGCCGACGTTGAACATTTCTACGATGCCGGTGAAAACGTGATCGCCCAAGGGTTCTATCACGGCACCTATGGTGCGACCGGCAAATCGTTCACTGCATCCTTTGCGCATATTTATCAGCTGCGCGAGGGGAAAATCGTCAAGTTCGTGCAAATCGTGGACAGCGCTAAAGTGCTGGAAGCCATGCAGGGCTAA
- the gstA gene encoding glutathione transferase GstA, translating into MKLFYKAGACSLSPHIVLREAGLDFTAEKVDLAQKKTESGADYLAINPKGQVPALLLDDGSLLTEGVAIVQYLADRVPDRNLIPAAGTLSRYHAIEWLNYIATELHKGFSPLFNPKTPDEYKAIARAKLEQQFGYLDSVLAKQHFLLGNRFSVADAYLFTVLRWAISQRFDLKKHPHLAAYFDRVAARPAVDAALNAEGLK; encoded by the coding sequence ATGAAACTGTTCTATAAAGCCGGTGCCTGTTCTCTGTCACCGCATATTGTGCTGCGCGAGGCGGGCCTGGATTTTACGGCGGAAAAGGTCGATCTGGCGCAGAAAAAGACCGAAAGCGGTGCCGACTACCTGGCCATCAACCCTAAGGGACAAGTACCGGCGCTGTTGCTGGATGATGGCAGCCTGCTGACCGAGGGCGTGGCGATTGTGCAATATCTGGCGGATCGCGTGCCGGACCGCAACCTGATCCCGGCTGCGGGTACACTGTCGCGTTATCATGCCATTGAGTGGTTGAACTATATTGCGACTGAATTGCACAAGGGATTCAGCCCGCTGTTTAACCCGAAAACGCCGGATGAATACAAGGCCATCGCACGCGCCAAACTGGAGCAGCAATTCGGCTATTTGGATTCCGTGCTGGCAAAGCAGCACTTCCTGTTGGGAAACCGGTTCAGCGTGGCGGACGCCTATCTGTTTACCGTTTTGCGTTGGGCCATCTCCCAGCGGTTCGATCTCAAAAAACACCCCCACTTGGCGGCGTATTTTGACAGAGTCGCTGCACGGCCAGCGGTAGATGCGGCGCTGAATGCCGAAGGTTTGAAATAG
- a CDS encoding DUF4214 domain-containing protein, whose amino-acid sequence MGILKIQQDVAILYYAILGKSADIETCEYFSKGLETFAYNQESLANKIFNSADGHYRYDTLSTSEKINKIYNNITQVEPTDAILADLVAQVNSGKNLGQITLSIINNISSYDSTNPAIVAQQQNITNIINSTLYPAFELSYSQPSAAEKIQGIYYVLGSFMDADGINYWGKQLSEGKRDAVEIADLFISSKSWLSSLSDGDFVKKIFKQTFGTDASDQDLQKYTAGLTGHFETRGDVVMRMIADIKNDTNHAVAKTNFINATHVYAPGELPELKYQEMVAYIYLNTAHFSADARAMDTYSKMLFSGTTTSELLKILYTSPSFFRAKDFDILFNSLYGSPLSPMERQSLLDQTGNDPFKVSALILETFRNGKSPFPNNHKAPSESTLFHQELAIAQMLGYKSIAVLQNTSDSNGLISNINTGVTHTLTNAEKSILEKVSIEVYNNKEINLDYAKKLTDVTLLGEFSANPVVIDSLKNKPFTLHVQIGDYQSFQSVKNINFGSESDTVAFNDIYHNTIKNAVLNIDFGSGTNKLFWNGNGKNGNPNIVSTQFTAESNSSSEQLSLISGNFITKDIYLTTNQDGSVSGYIQSNINQFKNFQYIELSSYIGTGRIYLDGKLVGNEGKNIIDLGVTNQTASIYNEKYDNVTSLVQSDHATVSSAGWTGSKGVILSSVAKDVHVINAASDGTFLLDVRGHATSQSKIHLELAPSIQPTAYNNWKINISGVNLKQLNAGEVELTSHYSSPDSKEGLEIVSAGSAVNSLVLSGKNNYIENIYVTGSSKLNLKIKSDFSDTLKNINIPAAEDPWTSVPKISVNLTLEKEGSGGGEFYKLLQSLSDHSKYDVLIGELAGEQITINYNSKNIFNIKGDTTLKYYDETGVDYIHELNRFNFEQSTIDKMVTITGLDPTDTVTVGKGTQQWVFSKAGAKSMENYGSVTSQDAIDAIFNSLSQSSTDNAQATFGKALEKITQGESNGNLAEVGALKLGKNLYVIIDKNHNKNFDHDDYVFSLGNHDINATIAATHYQSPEIALNGLTTGIHEIITA is encoded by the coding sequence ATGGGAATTCTAAAAATACAACAAGATGTAGCGATTCTGTATTATGCAATTTTAGGTAAAAGTGCCGATATAGAAACCTGCGAATATTTTTCAAAAGGATTAGAGACGTTCGCTTACAATCAGGAATCTCTTGCCAATAAAATTTTCAACTCAGCAGATGGTCATTATCGCTACGATACCCTTAGCACCTCAGAAAAAATAAATAAAATTTATAATAACATAACGCAAGTAGAACCCACCGATGCCATACTCGCAGATTTAGTAGCGCAGGTAAATAGTGGGAAAAACCTTGGACAAATAACCCTGAGCATTATTAATAATATAAGCTCTTATGATAGTACCAATCCAGCCATTGTTGCTCAACAGCAGAATATAACAAACATTATCAACTCTACACTTTACCCTGCATTCGAGCTATCCTACTCACAACCTTCTGCCGCTGAAAAAATTCAAGGGATATATTATGTCTTAGGCAGTTTTATGGATGCAGATGGCATTAACTATTGGGGTAAGCAATTGTCAGAAGGGAAAAGAGATGCTGTAGAAATCGCAGATCTTTTCATCTCATCAAAATCTTGGTTATCCAGCTTAAGTGATGGTGATTTTGTCAAAAAAATATTCAAGCAAACCTTTGGAACTGACGCCAGTGATCAGGACCTGCAGAAATACACTGCTGGGTTGACTGGACATTTTGAAACCAGGGGTGATGTAGTGATGCGAATGATTGCTGACATTAAAAATGACACAAATCACGCCGTTGCTAAAACAAATTTCATCAACGCAACTCATGTTTATGCTCCTGGGGAGTTACCTGAATTAAAATACCAAGAAATGGTGGCATACATATACTTGAATACTGCACATTTCTCCGCAGATGCCAGAGCAATGGATACATACAGCAAGATGCTCTTCAGCGGTACAACCACCTCTGAGCTGTTAAAGATACTGTATACGTCACCCTCATTTTTCAGAGCCAAAGACTTTGACATTCTTTTTAACTCTCTCTACGGTTCACCTTTATCTCCAATGGAAAGGCAAAGTCTTTTAGACCAAACGGGGAATGACCCATTTAAGGTAAGTGCTTTAATATTAGAGACATTCCGCAACGGGAAATCACCGTTTCCAAATAATCATAAAGCCCCAAGCGAATCAACATTATTCCACCAGGAACTGGCTATCGCTCAAATGCTTGGGTACAAAAGCATCGCAGTATTGCAAAATACATCTGACTCTAACGGATTAATCAGCAATATCAATACCGGCGTTACTCATACCCTAACCAATGCAGAAAAATCGATCCTTGAGAAGGTATCTATAGAGGTATATAACAATAAAGAAATCAATCTTGATTATGCAAAAAAACTCACAGATGTAACATTACTTGGCGAGTTTTCTGCAAACCCCGTTGTTATAGACTCTCTTAAGAACAAGCCTTTTACATTACATGTCCAGATTGGTGACTATCAATCATTCCAGTCTGTTAAAAATATAAATTTTGGTTCTGAGAGCGATACCGTTGCATTTAATGACATTTATCACAATACTATTAAAAATGCCGTTCTCAATATCGACTTTGGTTCTGGTACTAATAAATTATTTTGGAACGGTAACGGTAAAAATGGAAACCCCAACATTGTCAGCACTCAATTCACCGCTGAGTCAAACTCCAGTTCCGAGCAATTATCTCTAATCTCAGGAAACTTCATCACCAAAGACATTTACTTGACAACTAATCAAGACGGAAGTGTTAGCGGTTATATTCAAAGTAATATCAATCAATTTAAAAACTTCCAATACATTGAGTTATCAAGCTACATAGGAACAGGGAGAATATATCTTGATGGGAAACTAGTAGGTAATGAAGGTAAAAACATCATTGACTTGGGTGTGACAAATCAAACAGCGAGCATTTACAATGAAAAATATGATAATGTTACATCACTAGTTCAATCTGATCATGCAACAGTCAGTTCCGCCGGCTGGACTGGTAGTAAAGGCGTTATATTATCCAGCGTAGCCAAAGATGTTCACGTTATTAATGCAGCAAGCGATGGAACTTTTTTGCTTGATGTCAGAGGGCATGCAACGAGTCAAAGCAAAATACATTTGGAACTGGCCCCGAGCATCCAACCTACGGCATATAACAACTGGAAGATAAATATTTCCGGAGTTAACCTTAAACAATTGAATGCTGGTGAAGTTGAATTAACAAGCCATTACAGCTCGCCTGACAGTAAAGAGGGTCTTGAAATTGTTTCTGCAGGTTCAGCAGTCAACTCATTAGTATTGTCAGGTAAAAACAATTACATTGAGAATATTTATGTGACTGGTTCATCAAAATTGAATTTGAAAATAAAATCTGATTTCAGTGACACATTGAAGAATATTAATATTCCTGCTGCCGAAGATCCCTGGACCTCAGTACCCAAAATATCTGTTAACTTAACTCTCGAAAAAGAAGGGAGTGGCGGTGGTGAATTTTATAAATTACTACAATCTTTGAGCGATCACAGTAAATATGATGTTCTGATCGGCGAACTTGCAGGTGAGCAGATCACTATTAATTACAATAGTAAGAACATTTTCAATATCAAAGGAGATACCACGCTAAAATATTATGATGAAACAGGGGTTGATTACATTCATGAATTAAATAGATTTAACTTTGAACAAAGCACAATCGATAAGATGGTAACCATTACCGGTCTTGACCCAACAGATACTGTTACCGTCGGTAAAGGTACACAACAGTGGGTCTTCAGCAAAGCGGGAGCAAAAAGCATGGAGAATTATGGCTCCGTCACGTCGCAAGATGCGATAGATGCAATATTCAACTCGCTTTCTCAGTCAAGTACCGACAACGCGCAAGCTACTTTTGGTAAAGCATTAGAGAAGATAACTCAGGGCGAAAGCAACGGTAATCTGGCTGAAGTTGGTGCACTCAAACTAGGTAAAAACCTGTATGTAATTATTGATAAAAATCATAATAAAAATTTTGATCATGATGATTATGTATTTTCACTTGGTAACCATGATATCAATGCTACTATCGCCGCGACGCATTACCAATCACCGGAAATTGCGCTGAACGGCCTTACCACTGGAATACATGAGATTATTACCGCCTAA
- a CDS encoding HD domain-containing protein — protein sequence MHFPLLPQSLLRPFSPHQELAQALLPLTLDSDDGSHDVAHLHRVWKNARQISAQEGGDRRILCAAVLLHDCVAVEKNSPQRHLASRMAAEKAALTLAQLDWEAHDIAKTVHAIEAHSFSAAITPETLEAKIIQDADRLDAIGMIGVARCFYIGGRMRSALYDAADPLAQQRQYDDKRFTLDHFETKLFKLQEGFQTAAGRQMAQERTERMRRFLSELLEEM from the coding sequence GTGCATTTTCCACTGCTGCCACAGTCATTGCTGCGGCCTTTTTCACCTCATCAGGAACTGGCGCAGGCGCTGTTGCCGCTGACCCTCGATTCCGACGATGGTTCCCATGACGTTGCCCACTTGCACCGTGTATGGAAGAACGCCCGCCAGATCAGTGCGCAGGAAGGCGGCGACCGGCGCATCTTGTGTGCGGCGGTGCTGTTGCATGACTGCGTGGCGGTAGAAAAGAATTCGCCGCAGCGCCACCTGGCGTCACGCATGGCGGCGGAAAAAGCCGCGTTGACGTTGGCGCAGTTGGACTGGGAAGCGCACGATATCGCTAAAACGGTCCATGCCATCGAAGCCCACAGCTTTTCTGCCGCCATTACGCCGGAAACGCTGGAGGCGAAAATCATCCAGGATGCCGACCGTCTGGACGCCATAGGCATGATTGGCGTGGCGCGCTGTTTCTATATCGGCGGACGTATGCGCAGCGCGCTGTACGATGCCGCCGATCCGCTGGCGCAACAGCGCCAGTATGACGATAAGCGTTTCACGCTGGACCACTTCGAAACCAAACTGTTTAAGCTACAAGAAGGCTTTCAGACCGCGGCCGGTCGACAAATGGCGCAGGAGCGCACCGAGCGCATGCGTCGCTTCCTCAGCGAGTTGCTGGAAGAGATGTGA
- the tyrS gene encoding tyrosine--tRNA ligase, with translation MASSNLIKQLQERGLVAQVTDEEALAERLAQGPIALYCGFDPTADSLHLGHLVPLLCLKRFQLAGHKPVALVGGATGLIGDPSFKAAERKLNTAETVNEWVEKIRKQVSPFLDFDCGSNSAIAANNYDWFGGMNVLTFLRDIGKHFSVNQMINKEAVKQRLNRDDSGISFTEFSYNLLQGFDFSELYNRHQVELQIGGSDQWGNITSGIDLTRRMHQKQVFGLTVPLITKADGTKFGKTEGGAVWLAPEKTSPYKFYQFWINTADADVYRFLKFFTFMSLEDINALEEEDKNSGKAPRAQYVLAEEVTGMVHGAEGLAAAKRITQSLFSGALHEMTEADFAQLAQDGMPTIKLDGDADLQQALVNAELVPSRGQARTMIGSNAVTINGEKQSNAEYAFSDADRLFGRYTLLRRGKKHYCLVDWQ, from the coding sequence ATGGCAAGCAGCAACTTGATTAAACAACTGCAAGAGCGGGGCCTCGTTGCCCAGGTTACGGATGAAGAAGCGTTAGCGGAGCGACTGGCGCAAGGGCCAATTGCACTGTATTGCGGTTTCGATCCGACCGCTGACAGCTTGCATTTGGGCCATCTGGTTCCCCTGTTGTGCCTGAAGCGCTTCCAGTTGGCCGGCCACAAGCCTGTCGCGCTGGTAGGCGGCGCCACGGGTCTGATCGGCGATCCGAGCTTCAAAGCGGCTGAGCGCAAGCTCAATACCGCCGAGACGGTGAATGAGTGGGTAGAAAAGATCCGCAAACAGGTTTCCCCGTTCCTCGATTTCGACTGCGGGAGCAACAGCGCCATCGCCGCCAACAACTATGACTGGTTCGGAGGCATGAACGTGCTGACCTTCCTGCGTGACATCGGCAAGCATTTCTCCGTGAACCAGATGATCAACAAGGAGGCGGTGAAGCAGCGTTTGAACCGTGACGACTCGGGCATTTCCTTCACCGAGTTCTCCTACAACCTGCTGCAGGGGTTCGATTTCTCCGAGCTGTACAATCGCCATCAGGTGGAACTGCAGATTGGCGGTTCCGATCAGTGGGGCAACATCACGTCCGGTATCGATCTGACTCGCCGCATGCACCAGAAGCAGGTGTTCGGCCTGACGGTGCCGTTGATCACCAAAGCGGATGGCACCAAGTTCGGCAAGACCGAAGGCGGCGCAGTGTGGCTGGCACCGGAAAAAACCAGCCCGTACAAGTTCTACCAGTTCTGGATCAACACCGCCGACGCCGACGTTTACCGTTTCCTGAAGTTCTTCACCTTCATGAGCCTGGAAGACATCAACGCGCTGGAAGAAGAAGACAAGAACAGCGGCAAAGCGCCGCGCGCCCAGTATGTGCTGGCGGAAGAAGTGACAGGTATGGTGCATGGCGCGGAAGGGCTGGCTGCGGCCAAGCGCATCACCCAGAGCCTGTTCTCCGGCGCACTGCACGAGATGACCGAAGCCGACTTCGCCCAGTTGGCGCAAGACGGTATGCCAACCATCAAACTGGATGGCGACGCGGATCTGCAGCAGGCGCTGGTCAATGCCGAACTGGTGCCGTCACGTGGCCAGGCGCGCACCATGATCGGCTCCAACGCGGTGACCATCAACGGTGAGAAACAGTCCAACGCCGAATACGCGTTCAGCGACGCCGATCGTCTGTTCGGCCGTTACACGCTGTTGCGCCGGGGTAAAAAGCATTACTGCCTGGTCGACTGGCAGTAA
- the dapA gene encoding 4-hydroxy-tetrahydrodipicolinate synthase: MASFSGIWVALVTPFNNNAVDLPAVKRLAQYLIASGVSGLVVCGTTGEAAALSKEEQLAVLDAVLDVVPASQVVMGLSGNNMLDTLQMQQEIQLRDIAGVLIPAPYYIRPSQCGLVDYFTQLADASSVPVILYNIPQRTGIVMELQTLRQIARHPQVKAIKDCGGNPDTTMALIDDGEIDVMTGEDNLILTTLCLGGTGAISASAHIYPQRFVQLVQQVANGDLAAARANFYTLLPMIHQMFSFPNPAPVKAALAQQGLIRNELRSPMQIAPQALQQRIAVTLAQLQPEDALVS; the protein is encoded by the coding sequence ATGGCTTCATTCTCCGGTATTTGGGTTGCGCTGGTTACCCCATTCAATAATAACGCCGTCGATCTGCCTGCGGTTAAACGGCTGGCGCAATACCTGATCGCCTCCGGCGTCTCCGGGTTGGTGGTCTGTGGCACCACCGGCGAAGCAGCGGCGTTGAGTAAAGAAGAACAATTGGCGGTACTGGATGCGGTGTTGGACGTTGTACCGGCCAGCCAGGTGGTGATGGGGCTGTCGGGCAATAACATGCTGGATACCCTGCAGATGCAGCAGGAGATCCAACTGCGCGACATCGCCGGTGTGCTGATCCCCGCGCCCTATTACATCCGCCCATCGCAATGCGGCCTGGTGGATTACTTCACCCAGCTTGCCGACGCGTCGAGCGTGCCGGTGATCCTGTACAATATCCCGCAGCGCACCGGTATCGTGATGGAGCTGCAAACCCTCAGGCAGATCGCCCGCCATCCGCAGGTCAAGGCGATCAAAGACTGCGGCGGTAACCCGGATACCACCATGGCGCTGATTGACGACGGCGAAATCGACGTCATGACCGGCGAAGATAACCTGATCCTCACCACCCTGTGCCTGGGCGGCACCGGGGCAATTTCCGCCTCCGCACATATTTACCCGCAGCGCTTCGTGCAACTGGTGCAACAGGTTGCCAACGGCGATCTGGCTGCCGCGCGCGCTAACTTCTATACGCTGTTGCCGATGATCCACCAGATGTTCAGTTTCCCCAATCCGGCCCCTGTCAAAGCCGCTCTTGCGCAGCAAGGTCTGATCCGCAACGAACTGAGATCGCCGATGCAAATCGCGCCGCAGGCGTTGCAACAGCGCATTGCCGTCACTTTGGCGCAGTTACAGCCAGAGGATGCGCTGGTGAGCTAA
- a CDS encoding DUF3811 domain-containing protein: protein MKKLTLKDMTESEQREVKTELDKARKNLGRELTNAENNKTKDEVVARIMAAREKIEKATRAERKANRVKPSGETFSWSASISTRPPR from the coding sequence ATGAAAAAACTGACGCTGAAAGACATGACGGAAAGCGAACAACGTGAAGTAAAAACCGAGCTGGACAAGGCGCGTAAAAATCTCGGCCGGGAACTGACGAATGCCGAGAACAACAAGACCAAGGATGAAGTCGTGGCGCGCATCATGGCCGCCCGCGAGAAAATCGAAAAAGCCACGCGCGCCGAACGTAAAGCCAACCGGGTCAAACCCAGCGGCGAAACCTTCAGCTGGTCCGCTTCAATCAGCACCCGCCCCCCGCGTTAA
- the pdxY gene encoding pyridoxal kinase PdxY, with product MKNILSIQSHVVFGHAGNSAAEFPMRRMGVNVWPLNTVQFSNHTQYGKWTGCVMPASHLTEIAQGIAAIDQLKNCNAVLSGYIGSPEQGNHILEVVRQVKQANSDAWYFCDPVMGHPEKGCIVAPGVAEFFCRQALQCSDMIAPNLLELELLSQREVTDVGQAISAARELIAKGPKLVLVKHLSRAGYHIDCFEMLLVTADEAWHISRPLVDFGARQPVGVGDLTSGLLLVDLLQGMALDKALEHVTAAVYEVMLATQAMGEYELQVVAAQDRIVQPNCEFKAVKR from the coding sequence ATGAAAAATATTCTCTCTATTCAATCGCATGTGGTGTTTGGGCACGCGGGCAACAGTGCGGCTGAATTCCCAATGCGCCGTATGGGCGTTAACGTCTGGCCGCTGAACACGGTGCAGTTTTCAAATCATACCCAGTACGGAAAATGGACGGGCTGCGTGATGCCGGCCAGCCACCTGACAGAGATCGCTCAGGGGATTGCGGCCATCGATCAACTGAAAAACTGCAATGCGGTGCTGAGCGGCTATATCGGTTCGCCGGAGCAGGGCAATCATATTCTCGAGGTGGTTCGTCAGGTCAAACAGGCTAATTCGGACGCCTGGTATTTCTGCGATCCGGTGATGGGCCACCCTGAAAAGGGCTGCATCGTTGCGCCGGGCGTGGCGGAGTTTTTTTGCCGGCAGGCGTTGCAATGCAGCGACATGATTGCGCCAAACCTGCTTGAACTGGAACTGCTGAGCCAACGGGAAGTCACTGACGTTGGGCAAGCGATAAGCGCCGCACGTGAACTGATCGCCAAAGGGCCGAAGCTGGTGCTGGTCAAACACCTGAGCCGCGCCGGCTATCATATCGACTGTTTCGAAATGCTGTTGGTCACGGCAGATGAAGCCTGGCATATCAGCCGCCCGCTGGTGGATTTTGGCGCTCGCCAACCGGTCGGCGTAGGCGACCTGACCAGCGGCCTGTTACTGGTCGATTTACTGCAAGGCATGGCGCTGGATAAGGCATTGGAGCATGTGACGGCGGCGGTGTATGAAGTGATGCTGGCAACCCAGGCAATGGGCGAGTACGAACTGCAGGTCGTGGCGGCTCAGGATCGCATCGTGCAGCCGAACTGCGAGTTCAAAGCGGTAAAACGCTAA